In one Chryseobacterium camelliae genomic region, the following are encoded:
- a CDS encoding L-threonylcarbamoyladenylate synthase codes for MENIINILKSGGTILYPTDTIWGIGCDATNIEAVNKIFDIKKREKNKSMIILVESEKRLQDLVDVPEMAWEIIDLSEKPVTIVYENPRGLPKELLAEDGSIGIRLVKNDFCKKLITKLNKPLVSTSANFSGDKSPLKFSDISAEIIDLVDYAVEEDREKVSKYSGSSVIKIWGDNRIKVLRE; via the coding sequence ATGGAAAACATCATCAACATACTTAAATCCGGCGGAACCATCCTTTATCCGACAGACACAATCTGGGGAATAGGCTGTGACGCAACCAATATAGAAGCTGTCAATAAAATTTTTGACATTAAGAAGCGCGAAAAGAATAAATCCATGATTATTCTGGTGGAATCTGAAAAAAGATTGCAGGATTTGGTGGATGTTCCTGAAATGGCCTGGGAAATTATCGATCTGAGTGAAAAACCGGTTACCATCGTTTATGAAAATCCAAGAGGTTTGCCTAAAGAATTGCTGGCAGAAGACGGAAGTATCGGAATCCGTTTGGTGAAAAATGATTTCTGTAAAAAATTAATTACAAAATTAAATAAACCGTTGGTTTCAACATCGGCCAATTTTAGTGGAGATAAGAGCCCGTTAAAATTCTCGGATATTTCTGCTGAAATTATAGATCTTGTGGATTATGCCGTAGAAGAAGACCGAGAAAAAGTTTCAAAATATTCAGGTTCTTCAGTGATAAAAATCTGGGGCGACAACAGGATAAAAGTTCTTCGCGAGTAA
- the tnpA gene encoding IS200/IS605 family transposase, with product MSFIKIYIHLVFSTRNRIPYLNTSELRIKVWKHIKENASEKGIYLDMVNGYSDHCHCLLSLSTNQNIEKIVQLLKGESSYWINKNRLTKERFAWQDEYFAVSISESMIESVRNYIKNQEIHHKKKPFIDEYQEFIDQYNFKIGFG from the coding sequence ATGTCTTTTATTAAAATTTATATTCATCTCGTTTTTTCAACTAGAAATAGAATTCCTTATCTCAATACCTCAGAGCTAAGAATTAAAGTTTGGAAGCATATCAAAGAAAATGCTTCAGAAAAAGGGATTTATTTGGATATGGTTAACGGTTATTCTGATCATTGTCATTGTTTACTTTCTTTAAGTACAAATCAAAATATAGAAAAAATTGTTCAGTTATTAAAAGGAGAGTCTTCCTATTGGATTAATAAAAATAGACTAACTAAAGAAAGGTTTGCATGGCAGGATGAATATTTTGCAGTTTCTATTTCTGAATCTATGATTGAATCGGTGAGGAACTATATTAAAAATCAGGAAATTCATCATAAAAAGAAACCATTTATAGACGAATATCAGGAATTTATTGATCAATATAATTTTAAAATAGGTTTTGGCTAA
- a CDS encoding DinB family protein, which yields MTDFQKYIQRYLDQIQSEDWLGELKKSGEKTVEIYSGLTEEQSLFAYAEGKWTLKELLLHLSDTERVFQYRILAFARGDRNELPGFDEELYANQSFANARSLDSLLEEYQAVRKSSQILLETLDPSVLNNTGTANGNQISVETIGKLIIGHNKHHLNIIEERYLPNL from the coding sequence ATGACAGATTTTCAAAAATACATTCAGAGATATTTAGATCAAATTCAATCCGAAGATTGGTTGGGAGAATTAAAAAAATCAGGAGAAAAAACCGTTGAGATTTATTCAGGTCTTACAGAAGAACAATCGCTTTTTGCTTATGCTGAAGGAAAATGGACATTGAAAGAACTGCTTTTACATCTGTCGGATACAGAAAGGGTTTTTCAATACAGAATTTTAGCTTTTGCAAGAGGTGACAGAAATGAATTGCCGGGTTTTGATGAAGAATTGTATGCCAATCAGTCATTTGCCAATGCAAGAAGTTTAGATTCTTTATTGGAAGAATACCAAGCCGTAAGGAAATCTTCACAAATCTTACTGGAAACATTGGATCCGTCGGTTTTAAATAATACAGGAACAGCCAATGGAAACCAGATTTCCGTAGAAACGATCGGTAAACTGATTATCGGGCACAATAAGCATCATTTGAATATTATTGAGGAAAGATATTTGCCGAATTTGTAA
- a CDS encoding GNAT family N-acetyltransferase, giving the protein MKKTRKATVQDLQQLSELFDQYRIFYHKDSDVSAAENFLKERIESKDSEIFVAENEGELVGFVQLYPLFSSTRMKRYWLLNDLYVNENHRGKGYSKELIEEAKALAKSTDACGVLLETGKSNDIGNRLYPSCGFEIYDGVNFYEWTNK; this is encoded by the coding sequence ATGAAAAAGACAAGAAAAGCAACCGTTCAGGATCTACAGCAATTGTCTGAATTGTTTGATCAGTACAGGATTTTTTACCATAAAGATTCCGATGTTTCTGCCGCAGAAAATTTTTTGAAGGAAAGGATTGAAAGCAAAGATTCTGAAATTTTTGTAGCTGAAAATGAAGGGGAATTGGTTGGCTTTGTTCAATTATATCCATTGTTTTCTTCAACGAGAATGAAACGTTATTGGCTGCTGAATGATTTATACGTTAATGAAAACCATCGTGGAAAAGGCTATTCGAAAGAATTAATTGAAGAAGCTAAAGCACTTGCAAAATCGACGGATGCTTGTGGAGTGCTTCTTGAAACAGGTAAATCCAATGATATCGGCAACAGATTATATCCAAGTTGTGGTTTCGAAATTTACGATGGAGTAAATTTTTATGAATGGACCAATAAATAA
- a CDS encoding nuclear transport factor 2 family protein, translating to MRKIRIVLLLILSQIAYSQVKNTDELYKTAKKLDSLIFDIGFNKCDLSHYDAIVSDDLEFYHDKGGITSGKAAFIASIKNNICGGPNKVKRELVPNSMKVYPLYNNNVVYAFIQEGEHDFAEFYKGKWNKGSRAKFTILWILDDKNWKMKRVLSYDHHL from the coding sequence ATGAGAAAGATCCGAATTGTGTTGTTATTAATTCTAAGTCAGATTGCATATTCTCAGGTAAAAAATACCGACGAATTGTATAAAACGGCAAAAAAATTAGACAGTCTTATCTTCGATATAGGATTTAACAAATGTGATCTTTCTCATTATGATGCTATCGTCAGCGACGACCTGGAGTTTTACCACGACAAAGGCGGAATTACTTCCGGAAAAGCAGCTTTCATTGCTTCGATCAAAAATAATATTTGTGGTGGACCAAATAAAGTGAAGCGTGAATTAGTTCCCAACAGTATGAAAGTGTATCCTTTGTATAACAATAATGTTGTATATGCTTTCATTCAGGAGGGAGAACATGATTTCGCTGAATTCTATAAAGGAAAATGGAATAAAGGTAGCCGTGCCAAATTTACGATTCTTTGGATTTTAGACGATAAAAACTGGAAAATGAAGCGCGTATTGAGCTATGACCATCACTTATAA